One Amorphoplanes digitatis genomic window carries:
- a CDS encoding NADH-quinone oxidoreductase subunit C encodes MTPEEVGERMVALLTAAEPDAPDEGEITAGVSGGGPGHERAVVDVPAARWWAALEAARDPGALGCDFFDWLSAVDELDEGFSIVAHLWSSRRRHGVLVRARLDRENPVVESVIDLFPGAAWHERETHEMFGIHFERHPGLRPLLLPPGFEGNPLRKEFVLASRVAKAWPGAKEPGESESGTAKRAPMRPPGVPDPNEWGPMKGKIPPPETPARRAPRERPAPPAPKTDGEGA; translated from the coding sequence ATGACGCCCGAAGAGGTCGGCGAGCGGATGGTCGCGCTGCTGACGGCCGCCGAGCCAGACGCGCCCGACGAGGGTGAGATCACCGCCGGTGTCTCCGGCGGCGGCCCGGGGCACGAGCGGGCCGTCGTGGACGTTCCCGCCGCCCGCTGGTGGGCCGCGCTGGAGGCGGCCCGCGATCCGGGCGCGCTCGGCTGCGACTTCTTCGACTGGCTCTCGGCGGTCGACGAGCTGGACGAGGGCTTCTCGATCGTCGCGCACCTGTGGTCCAGCCGCCGCCGCCACGGCGTGCTCGTGCGGGCCCGGCTGGACCGGGAGAACCCGGTGGTCGAGTCGGTGATCGACCTGTTCCCCGGTGCCGCCTGGCACGAGCGCGAGACGCACGAGATGTTCGGCATCCACTTCGAGCGCCACCCCGGCCTGCGGCCGCTGCTGCTGCCGCCGGGCTTCGAGGGCAATCCGCTGCGCAAGGAGTTCGTGCTCGCGTCGCGGGTCGCCAAGGCGTGGCCGGGCGCGAAGGAGCCGGGCGAGTCCGAGTCGGGCACGGCCAAGCGGGCACCGATGCGGCCGCCGGGCGTACCCGACCCGAACGAGTGGGGCCCGATGAAGGGCAAGATCCCGCCGCCGGAGACCCCGGCCCGCCGCGCACCGCGCGAGCGCCCGGCGCCCCCCGCGCCGAAGACGGACGGAGAGGGCGCCTGA
- a CDS encoding pyridoxal phosphate-dependent decarboxylase family protein, whose protein sequence is MIEALPCNGVPTDQVLAELRELRTVDLPTHGGRLFAYVYDPAVAGLDDLARAAYAISAHVNGLDPTAFPSLLVMENALVTSAARLLGGGPGTAAPDVVGSVTGGGTESLILAVKAARDAHPEIERPRLVIPSSAHAAFAKAAHYLRVALDVVPVDAGLRADPAAMAAAIGAETVLVAASAPSYAHGVVDPIAEIAAAAAERGVRFHVDACFGGWVLPYLKRLGADLPDFDFSVPGVTSISVDLHKYAYAPKGVSVLLHRDAALRMPQYFAYADWPGYTMVNPVISSTRSGGPIAAAVATLRHLGDDGYLRLAGKTRDAVGVLAAAVEATDGVRLYAPAETTVVCLAAEPGVDLFVLADELAARGWHTQPQLAYGNLPATIHLTVTAAVGETVDGFAPDLAAAVAATRARGPVALPPELLEAAGALTPEMVTPELIEGLAAGLGLGDGAGGAMAAVNSLLDVAPPALREALLAGFLSQLQRPAW, encoded by the coding sequence ATGATCGAAGCCTTGCCGTGCAACGGGGTGCCGACCGACCAGGTGCTCGCCGAATTGCGGGAGTTGCGGACCGTCGACCTGCCCACGCACGGCGGCCGGCTCTTCGCGTACGTCTACGACCCGGCCGTCGCCGGGCTGGACGATCTGGCGCGGGCCGCGTACGCGATCTCGGCGCACGTCAACGGCCTTGACCCGACCGCCTTCCCGTCCCTGCTGGTCATGGAGAACGCGCTTGTCACCTCCGCCGCGCGGCTGCTCGGCGGCGGGCCGGGCACGGCCGCGCCGGACGTCGTCGGCAGCGTGACGGGCGGCGGCACCGAGTCGCTGATCCTGGCGGTCAAGGCGGCCCGCGACGCACACCCGGAGATCGAGCGGCCGCGGCTGGTGATCCCGTCGAGCGCGCACGCCGCGTTCGCGAAGGCCGCGCACTACCTGCGGGTCGCCCTCGACGTCGTGCCCGTCGACGCCGGCCTGCGCGCCGACCCGGCGGCGATGGCCGCGGCGATCGGCGCCGAGACGGTCCTGGTGGCGGCCTCGGCGCCGTCGTACGCGCACGGCGTGGTCGACCCGATCGCGGAGATCGCCGCGGCCGCCGCCGAGCGCGGCGTCCGGTTCCACGTCGACGCCTGCTTCGGCGGCTGGGTGCTGCCGTACCTCAAGCGGCTCGGCGCCGACCTGCCGGACTTCGACTTCTCCGTGCCCGGCGTCACCAGCATCTCCGTCGACCTGCACAAGTACGCGTACGCCCCGAAGGGCGTCTCCGTGCTGCTGCACCGCGACGCCGCGCTGCGGATGCCGCAGTACTTCGCGTACGCGGACTGGCCCGGGTACACGATGGTCAACCCGGTCATCTCGTCCACCCGGTCCGGCGGCCCGATCGCCGCGGCCGTTGCCACGCTGCGGCACCTCGGCGACGACGGCTACCTGCGGCTGGCCGGCAAGACCCGCGACGCGGTCGGCGTGCTGGCTGCCGCGGTCGAGGCCACCGACGGCGTCCGGCTCTACGCGCCGGCCGAGACCACCGTCGTCTGCCTGGCGGCCGAGCCGGGCGTGGACCTGTTCGTGCTCGCCGACGAGCTGGCGGCGCGGGGGTGGCACACCCAGCCCCAGCTCGCGTACGGGAATCTTCCGGCGACCATCCACCTGACCGTGACCGCCGCAGTAGGGGAGACCGTCGACGGGTTCGCGCCCGACCTTGCCGCCGCGGTGGCCGCGACGCGGGCCCGCGGCCCGGTCGCGCTGCCGCCCGAGTTGCTCGAGGCGGCCGGGGCGCTGACCCCGGAGATGGTCACGCCCGAGCTGATCGAGGGCCTGGCCGCGGGTCTCGGCCTCGGCGACGGCGCCGGCGGCGCGATGGCCGCCGTGAACTCGCTGCTGGACGTCGCGCCGCCCGCGCTCCGGGAGGCGCTGCTGGCCGGCTTCCTGAGCCAGCTCCAGCGGCCGGCCTGGTAG
- a CDS encoding NuoI/complex I 23 kDa subunit family protein: MSESGERRTPGKGLINGLAVTLKMLVKPTITQQYPDVEPDLPPRSRGVIALLEENCTVCMLCARECPDWCIYIDSHKEEVVVPGAARARQRNVLDKFDIDFSLCMYCGICIEVCPFDALHWTPEFEYAETDVLDLLHDKSRLGDWMRTVPPPPAHDVLGEPSKEESAAARKAAGPGAATAAQTARPPVRPEQAP, translated from the coding sequence ATGAGCGAGAGCGGTGAGCGGCGTACGCCGGGCAAGGGGCTGATCAACGGCCTCGCCGTGACGCTCAAGATGCTGGTCAAGCCCACCATCACCCAGCAGTACCCCGACGTCGAGCCGGACCTGCCGCCGCGCTCGCGGGGCGTGATCGCCCTGCTCGAGGAGAACTGCACGGTCTGCATGCTCTGCGCCCGCGAGTGCCCCGACTGGTGCATCTACATCGATTCGCACAAGGAAGAGGTCGTCGTGCCCGGCGCGGCCCGGGCCCGCCAGCGCAACGTGCTCGACAAGTTCGACATCGACTTCTCCCTCTGCATGTACTGCGGCATCTGCATCGAGGTCTGCCCGTTCGACGCGCTGCACTGGACGCCCGAGTTCGAATACGCGGAGACCGACGTCCTCGACCTGCTGCACGACAAGAGCCGCCTCGGCGACTGGATGCGTACCGTCCCGCCGCCGCCCGCGCATGACGTGCTCGGCGAGCCCTCGAAGGAGGAGTCCGCCGCCGCGCGCAAGGCCGCCGGACCGGGCGCGGCCACCGCCGCACAGACCGCCCGGCCACCGGTACGCCCGGAGCAGGCACCGTGA
- a CDS encoding complex I subunit 1/NuoH family protein, with product MPLWLDLLVRVVAVVAAFLVLPLVVGQMEHKVMAHMQGRLGPMYAGSFHGWAQLVADGVKFVQKEDITPRDADRTVFRLAPIVALFPYLIVLLAIPIGPGGLVAQRMDMGLFFVLAVLGVGVVAVLMSAWASANKYSLLGGLRGAAQLLGYELPLVLSAASVAMAAGTLSLPGIVEAWSPWWLLWQAPAALVFFVSGLAEIRRPPFDMPIADSELVFGYLTEYTGLRFAFFLLAEYVGIVVIAALTTVLFLGGWHGPDPAHLGWLWTLVKVFAVSFVIIWLRVTYPRLREDQLQRLCWLVLVPVALGQLVLTAVVKVAT from the coding sequence ATGCCGCTCTGGCTCGATCTGCTCGTGCGGGTGGTCGCCGTCGTCGCCGCGTTCCTGGTGCTGCCGCTGGTCGTCGGCCAGATGGAGCACAAGGTGATGGCGCACATGCAGGGCCGGCTCGGCCCGATGTACGCGGGCTCCTTCCACGGCTGGGCGCAACTGGTCGCCGACGGCGTCAAGTTCGTGCAGAAGGAGGACATCACCCCGCGCGACGCCGATCGCACGGTGTTCCGGCTGGCCCCGATCGTCGCGCTCTTCCCGTACCTGATCGTGCTGCTGGCCATCCCGATCGGGCCCGGCGGCCTGGTCGCCCAGCGCATGGACATGGGCCTGTTCTTCGTCCTGGCCGTGCTGGGCGTCGGCGTGGTCGCGGTGCTGATGTCCGCCTGGGCCTCGGCGAACAAGTACAGCCTGCTCGGCGGCCTGCGCGGCGCGGCACAGCTGCTCGGCTACGAGTTGCCGCTGGTGCTCTCGGCGGCCAGCGTCGCGATGGCGGCGGGCACGCTGAGCCTGCCCGGCATCGTCGAGGCCTGGTCGCCGTGGTGGCTGCTCTGGCAGGCGCCGGCGGCGCTGGTGTTCTTCGTCTCCGGCCTGGCGGAGATCCGCCGGCCGCCGTTCGACATGCCGATCGCCGACTCCGAGCTCGTCTTCGGCTACCTGACCGAGTACACGGGCCTGCGCTTCGCGTTCTTCCTGCTCGCCGAGTACGTCGGCATCGTGGTGATCGCGGCGCTGACCACGGTTCTGTTCCTCGGCGGCTGGCACGGGCCGGACCCGGCGCACCTCGGCTGGCTCTGGACGCTGGTCAAGGTCTTCGCCGTGTCCTTTGTGATCATCTGGCTGCGGGTCACCTATCCGCGGCTGCGCGAGGACCAGCTCCAGCGGCTGTGCTGGCTGGTCCTGGTGCCGGTGGCGCTGGGCCAGCTCGTGCTGACCGCCGTGGTGAAGGTGGCGACGTGA
- the nuoK gene encoding NADH-quinone oxidoreductase subunit NuoK — protein sequence MHAVIPYVTAALLFGLGVYGVLRRRNAILVLMAVELMLNAVSLIFITADASLAKGAPGYSGAVFALFVIVLAAAEVGVGLAIVLQYYRMRHAVQLDEIQLDAETEGQAAR from the coding sequence ATGCACGCGGTCATCCCGTACGTGACGGCCGCCCTGCTCTTCGGGCTCGGCGTCTACGGCGTGCTGCGCCGGCGCAACGCGATCCTGGTGCTGATGGCGGTCGAGCTGATGCTCAACGCGGTCAGCCTGATCTTCATCACCGCCGACGCCTCGCTTGCCAAGGGCGCCCCTGGCTACTCCGGCGCCGTGTTCGCCCTCTTCGTGATCGTGCTGGCCGCCGCCGAGGTGGGCGTCGGGCTGGCCATCGTGTTGCAGTACTACCGGATGCGCCACGCCGTGCAGCTCGACGAGATTCAGTTGGACGCGGAGACCGAGGGGCAGGCCGCCCGGTGA
- a CDS encoding NADH-quinone oxidoreductase subunit J family protein — MTVADVLLLALGAVAVGSGAAVVTTSHLVRAGLYLVVSLGAMAGIYLVLGAELVAWVQVLVYVGAVVVLLLFAVMLTRAPIGASKDLDRPAWPARIVGGGVGLGLAVLLADAFRWMRFALPAPGTAERMGAEIFGRWVLPFEVLSILLLAALVGAIVLSRPDIGARNGDEH; from the coding sequence GTGACCGTCGCCGACGTGCTGCTGCTGGCGCTCGGAGCCGTCGCGGTCGGCTCCGGCGCGGCCGTTGTCACCACCAGCCACCTGGTCCGGGCCGGCCTCTACCTGGTCGTCAGCCTGGGCGCGATGGCCGGCATCTACCTGGTCCTCGGTGCCGAGCTGGTGGCCTGGGTGCAGGTGCTCGTCTACGTCGGCGCGGTCGTGGTGCTGCTGCTCTTCGCCGTCATGCTGACCCGCGCACCTATCGGCGCGTCGAAGGACCTCGACCGGCCGGCCTGGCCGGCCCGGATCGTCGGCGGCGGGGTCGGTCTCGGCCTCGCGGTGCTGCTGGCCGACGCGTTCCGCTGGATGCGCTTCGCACTGCCCGCGCCGGGCACGGCCGAGCGGATGGGCGCCGAGATCTTCGGGCGGTGGGTGCTGCCGTTCGAGGTGCTCTCGATCCTGTTGCTGGCCGCCCTGGTCGGCGCGATCGTGCTGTCGCGCCCCGACATCGGCGCGCGGAACGGAGACGAGCACTGA
- a CDS encoding gamma-glutamyltransferase — translation MELSPRPTRVAAGVAANHPATAEAGLRILRAGGTAADAAVAAVLATCVAETIYTGLGGGGFATYFDAASGSVTCLDFFVSVPGTDGDRQAGPMIAVDVFFGGMPQVYSIGGASVAVPGVPAGCGEVHRRWGRLPWADLVEPALGLARTGVALPPAHARTLGSCAPALAHGEGAAFYAPRGNLLQGGDLLFHPGLASALEGLAAEGPALFYTGSIASLIVDTVRAGGGALGPIDLAAYRVLETPVDHATLGSYRVRARHDLNRTVDTIAALPRGLPDQSRPARAVALAAALRDRGRQKIGDTTNVSVVDTEGNACVITTTMGLGAAVWLPGLGINMNSMLGEGELITDDLSPGVRMSSNMCPLVVIDAAGELAVAAGSAGASRIRTALVHTLLGVLVDGVDTPDAIARPRFHVVDDTVHAEPGCPGDELAALSEAGWIVNQWPDVDHYFGGVTAVGAGGAAGDPRRDGVGLLLT, via the coding sequence ATGGAGCTTTCCCCACGGCCTACCCGGGTCGCCGCCGGGGTCGCGGCGAACCATCCGGCGACGGCGGAGGCGGGGCTGCGGATCCTCCGGGCCGGGGGCACTGCGGCGGACGCAGCGGTCGCCGCCGTGCTCGCCACCTGCGTCGCCGAGACCATTTACACCGGCCTCGGCGGTGGCGGCTTCGCCACCTACTTCGACGCGGCCAGCGGCTCGGTGACCTGCCTGGACTTCTTCGTCTCGGTGCCCGGAACGGACGGGGACCGCCAAGCCGGGCCGATGATCGCCGTCGACGTGTTCTTCGGCGGCATGCCGCAGGTCTACTCGATCGGCGGCGCCAGCGTCGCCGTGCCGGGCGTGCCGGCCGGCTGCGGCGAGGTGCACCGCCGCTGGGGCCGGCTGCCCTGGGCCGACCTGGTCGAGCCGGCGCTCGGCCTGGCCCGGACCGGAGTCGCGCTGCCGCCCGCGCACGCCCGGACGCTCGGCTCGTGCGCCCCGGCGCTCGCGCACGGCGAGGGCGCCGCGTTCTACGCACCGCGCGGGAACCTTCTGCAGGGCGGCGACCTGCTCTTCCACCCGGGGCTCGCGTCCGCGCTGGAGGGGCTCGCCGCCGAGGGGCCCGCGCTCTTCTACACCGGTTCGATCGCGTCGCTGATCGTCGACACCGTGCGGGCCGGCGGCGGCGCGCTCGGGCCGATCGATCTCGCGGCCTACCGGGTGCTGGAGACGCCGGTCGACCACGCCACGCTGGGTTCGTACCGGGTGCGGGCCCGGCACGATCTCAATCGGACGGTCGACACGATCGCCGCGCTGCCGCGCGGCCTGCCGGACCAGTCGCGACCGGCCCGGGCGGTCGCCCTCGCGGCCGCGCTGCGGGACCGCGGCCGGCAGAAGATCGGCGACACCACGAACGTCTCGGTGGTCGACACCGAGGGCAACGCCTGCGTGATCACCACGACGATGGGGCTCGGCGCCGCGGTCTGGCTGCCCGGGCTCGGCATCAACATGAACTCCATGCTCGGCGAGGGCGAGCTGATCACCGACGACCTGTCGCCCGGCGTCCGGATGTCGTCGAACATGTGCCCGCTCGTGGTCATCGACGCCGCCGGGGAGCTGGCCGTCGCCGCCGGGTCCGCGGGCGCCTCGCGGATCCGCACGGCGCTGGTGCACACGCTGCTGGGGGTGCTTGTCGACGGGGTCGACACCCCGGACGCGATCGCCCGGCCCCGCTTCCACGTGGTCGACGACACGGTCCACGCCGAGCCGGGCTGTCCCGGCGACGAGCTGGCCGCCCTGTCCGAGGCGGGCTGGATCGTGAACCAGTGGCCGGACGTGGACCACTACTTCGGCGGCGTCACGGCGGTGGGTGCCGGCGGCGCGGCCGGCGACCCCCGCCGCGACGGCGTCGGGCTGCTGCTCACATAG
- a CDS encoding DUF2252 domain-containing protein produces the protein MSDQNRADFIIDVLIREFGELMALDPAAFRRKFRKMAASPFAFYRGSASLFYADQAGAYRDDSFLDERTSRVWIHGDLHAENFGTYMNSSGVLVFNVNDFDEAYVGPFIWDLKRFSASVALIGYSKALSDDVISGLVTAFANGYLAELRAIAAGGDDAIGSITLDTADGVLRRVLQEARLNTRVDLLAGQTTIDDYERRFSLGDGVYEVDEATAATVVGAFQRYLPTLPEHGAPVSTNIKDIKLRKGVGIGSAGLPSYNLLLEGNTQALENDVIIYMKQAQVPAVARWIDDERVRSYFKHQGHRTAESQRALQAHADPWLGYTELGGVGQLVAEVSPYAADLDWADVNEPDELAGVVTDLGRAVARMHSVADDESSHDLVDFSTEEAIVAEVDRDEKGFVALLVDFAHRYGDQAREDHQDFVDLFRNGRLPGL, from the coding sequence ATGAGCGACCAGAACCGCGCCGATTTCATCATCGACGTGCTGATCAGGGAATTCGGCGAGCTGATGGCGCTGGACCCGGCGGCCTTCCGGCGCAAGTTCCGCAAGATGGCGGCCTCGCCGTTCGCGTTCTACCGGGGCAGCGCCTCGCTCTTCTACGCCGACCAGGCCGGTGCCTACCGCGACGACAGCTTCCTCGACGAGCGCACCAGCCGGGTCTGGATTCACGGCGACCTGCACGCGGAGAACTTCGGCACGTACATGAACTCGTCCGGCGTCCTGGTCTTCAACGTCAACGACTTCGACGAGGCCTACGTCGGCCCGTTCATCTGGGACCTCAAGCGGTTCAGCGCGAGCGTCGCGCTGATCGGCTACAGCAAGGCACTCTCCGACGACGTGATCAGCGGGCTGGTCACCGCGTTCGCCAACGGTTACCTGGCCGAGCTGCGGGCGATCGCGGCCGGCGGCGACGACGCGATCGGCTCCATCACCCTGGACACCGCCGACGGCGTGCTGCGCCGGGTGCTCCAGGAGGCACGGCTCAACACCCGCGTCGACCTGCTCGCCGGGCAGACCACGATCGACGACTACGAGCGGCGCTTCTCGCTCGGCGACGGCGTGTACGAGGTCGACGAGGCCACCGCCGCGACGGTCGTCGGCGCCTTCCAGCGGTACCTGCCGACGCTGCCGGAGCACGGCGCCCCGGTGTCGACGAACATCAAGGACATCAAGCTGCGCAAGGGCGTCGGCATCGGCTCGGCCGGGCTGCCGTCGTACAACCTGCTGCTCGAGGGCAACACCCAGGCGCTCGAGAACGACGTGATCATCTACATGAAGCAAGCGCAGGTGCCCGCCGTCGCCCGCTGGATCGACGACGAGCGGGTCCGCTCCTACTTCAAGCACCAGGGGCACCGCACCGCCGAGTCGCAGCGGGCCCTCCAGGCGCACGCCGACCCGTGGCTCGGCTACACCGAGCTCGGCGGCGTCGGCCAGCTCGTCGCGGAGGTCTCGCCGTACGCGGCCGACCTGGACTGGGCCGACGTCAACGAGCCCGATGAGCTGGCCGGCGTCGTCACCGACCTGGGCCGCGCGGTGGCCCGGATGCACTCGGTCGCCGACGACGAGTCCAGCCACGACCTTGTCGACTTCTCCACCGAGGAGGCCATCGTCGCCGAGGTCGACCGGGACGAGAAGGGCTTCGTCGCGCTGCTCGTCGACTTCGCCCACCGGTACGGCGACCAGGCCCGGGAGGACCACCAGGACTTCGTCGACCTGTTCCGCAACGGTCGGCTCCCGGGCCTGTAG
- a CDS encoding MFS transporter, whose product MTVTGPSHGVRLPRRVVTGYSLGSLVTGPFGTVPGLLLLPYLTDTLGVAAGVAGLLVLLPKAWDVLINPVAGRISDRTGNRRAFLLGGGLALAVLFAAIFAGPFGAGGLAGAYVAAAFLAAATAFAFFQVPYVAMPAEITDGYAERTRLMTWRVAVLACGILVSGALAPLIVDLGGGGLAGHRLAGAFVGTLIVVGALSAFFGTRTAESHSAPEPEPSLRAQLRVAAGNSSFRALLLCCIVQAAGIATMLAGVQYFSDHVIRQDSGATFMFAAFVGPALLVMPLWTRVGARHGKRRGLIAASLLFAGGALSLLLSPALPALAVYGLTALIGCGYAGQQVFALAMLPDLIERDTVRTGRRQAGVFTGLWTAGETLGLALGPGIYALILQLFGYVSSSTGEAAAQDSAARLGVLIGFTLVPALLVGAAVTLLRRYQD is encoded by the coding sequence ATGACGGTCACCGGTCCCTCGCACGGCGTACGGCTGCCCCGCCGCGTTGTCACGGGATATTCGCTGGGTTCGCTGGTCACCGGGCCGTTCGGGACGGTGCCGGGCCTACTCCTTCTGCCATATCTGACCGACACGCTCGGTGTCGCCGCGGGCGTCGCCGGACTGCTCGTGCTGCTGCCGAAGGCCTGGGACGTCCTGATCAACCCGGTCGCGGGCCGGATCTCCGACCGCACCGGCAACCGGCGCGCGTTCCTGCTGGGCGGTGGCCTCGCGCTCGCCGTGCTCTTCGCGGCGATCTTCGCCGGGCCGTTCGGCGCCGGCGGCCTGGCCGGTGCGTACGTCGCGGCCGCGTTCCTCGCCGCGGCCACCGCGTTCGCCTTCTTCCAGGTGCCGTATGTCGCGATGCCGGCCGAGATCACCGACGGCTACGCCGAGCGCACCCGGCTGATGACCTGGCGGGTCGCGGTCCTGGCCTGCGGGATCCTGGTCTCCGGCGCGCTGGCCCCGCTGATCGTCGACCTGGGCGGCGGCGGCCTGGCCGGCCACCGGTTGGCCGGCGCGTTCGTCGGCACCCTCATCGTCGTGGGCGCCCTTAGCGCCTTCTTCGGTACCCGCACCGCGGAGTCCCACTCGGCCCCCGAGCCGGAGCCGAGCCTGCGGGCGCAGCTACGGGTAGCGGCGGGCAACTCGTCGTTCCGGGCGCTGCTGCTCTGCTGCATCGTCCAGGCGGCCGGCATCGCCACGATGCTCGCGGGCGTCCAGTACTTCTCCGACCACGTCATCCGGCAGGACTCCGGCGCGACCTTCATGTTCGCGGCCTTCGTCGGCCCGGCGCTGCTGGTCATGCCGCTCTGGACCCGGGTCGGCGCCCGGCACGGCAAGCGGCGCGGGCTGATCGCCGCCTCCCTGCTCTTCGCCGGCGGCGCCCTATCCCTGCTGCTGTCGCCGGCCCTGCCGGCCCTGGCGGTGTACGGGCTCACCGCCCTCATCGGCTGCGGCTACGCCGGGCAGCAGGTCTTCGCCCTGGCGATGCTGCCCGACCTGATCGAGCGCGACACCGTGCGGACCGGGCGCCGCCAGGCGGGCGTCTTCACCGGCCTGTGGACGGCGGGGGAGACGCTGGGCCTGGCGCTGGGCCCGGGCATCTACGCGCTGATCCTCCAGCTCTTCGGCTACGTCTCGTCGTCGACCGGCGAGGCGGCGGCACAGGACTCGGCGGCCCGGCTCGGCGTTCTGATCGGCTTCACCCTGGTACCCGCCCTGCTGGTCGGAGCGGCGGTCACGCTCCTGCGCCGGTACCAGGACTAG
- a CDS encoding NAD-dependent epimerase/dehydratase family protein, giving the protein MSNHVIVGAGPVGSAVARLLAGQGESVRVVTRSGGGPEHPLIERVAADATDAARLTDLTRGATVLYNCANPKYTRWETLWPPLAAAMVTAAGAAGAVLAITGNLYGYGPVPGGRMTERTPLAATGRKGRVRIAMWQDALASGVRTVEVRGSDYIGAGTASIFSAVLLPAIAKGRTAWAPVDVDAPHTFTYTGDMARALVTLAGDERALGRAWHVPSPAALSVRDLADRYCALAGVKPVAVRSLPRFVMRAAGTVVPMARELAEMDYQFYAPFLMDSTETQQTFGLAATDLDVALREVADAAEETAARTM; this is encoded by the coding sequence ATGTCGAACCACGTGATCGTCGGCGCCGGCCCCGTCGGTTCCGCGGTGGCCCGCCTGCTCGCCGGGCAGGGCGAGTCCGTGCGCGTCGTGACCAGAAGCGGCGGCGGGCCGGAGCATCCACTGATCGAGCGGGTGGCCGCCGACGCGACCGACGCGGCCCGGCTCACCGACCTGACCCGCGGCGCGACCGTGCTCTACAACTGCGCCAACCCGAAATACACCCGGTGGGAGACGCTCTGGCCGCCGCTGGCCGCCGCGATGGTCACCGCCGCGGGCGCGGCCGGCGCCGTCCTGGCCATCACCGGCAACCTCTACGGCTACGGCCCGGTCCCCGGCGGCCGGATGACCGAGCGCACGCCGCTCGCCGCGACCGGGCGCAAGGGCCGGGTCCGGATCGCGATGTGGCAGGACGCGCTGGCCAGCGGGGTGCGCACGGTCGAGGTCCGCGGCTCGGACTACATCGGTGCGGGCACCGCGTCGATCTTCTCGGCGGTGCTGCTCCCGGCGATCGCCAAGGGCCGCACGGCCTGGGCGCCGGTCGACGTCGACGCGCCGCACACGTTCACCTACACCGGGGACATGGCCCGCGCGCTGGTGACCCTTGCCGGCGACGAGCGGGCGTTGGGCCGGGCGTGGCACGTGCCGTCGCCGGCCGCGCTCAGCGTCCGTGACCTGGCCGACCGCTACTGCGCGCTGGCCGGCGTCAAGCCGGTCGCGGTCCGGTCGCTGCCGCGCTTCGTGATGCGCGCCGCCGGCACGGTCGTCCCGATGGCCCGGGAGCTGGCGGAGATGGACTACCAGTTCTACGCGCCGTTCCTCATGGACAGCACCGAGACGCAGCAGACGTTCGGCCTCGCCGCGACCGACCTGGACGTGGCACTGCGGGAGGTCGCCGACGCCGCTGAGGAAACCGCGGCACGGACTATGTGA
- a CDS encoding NADH-quinone oxidoreductase subunit B — translation MAGLPGVLGEPIKFVLNWGRRYSMWVFNFGLACCAIEFIATSMSRHDFMRLGVIPFAHGPRQADLMVVSGTVTDKMAPAIKRLYDQMPEPKYVISFGSCSNCGGPYWDSYSVTKGVDQLIPVDVYVPGCPPRPEALLHGILRLQEKIAAEQSGLGGVSRPDPLIPGPPAEPRDAGSLTAPLVRPPV, via the coding sequence GTGGCCGGTCTGCCAGGAGTGCTCGGGGAACCCATCAAGTTCGTGCTGAACTGGGGACGCCGCTACTCGATGTGGGTTTTCAACTTCGGCCTGGCCTGCTGCGCGATCGAGTTCATCGCGACGAGCATGAGCCGGCACGACTTCATGCGGCTCGGGGTGATCCCGTTCGCGCACGGCCCGCGCCAGGCCGACCTGATGGTGGTCTCCGGCACGGTCACCGACAAGATGGCCCCGGCGATCAAGCGGCTCTACGACCAGATGCCCGAGCCCAAGTACGTGATCTCGTTCGGCTCGTGCTCCAACTGCGGCGGCCCGTACTGGGACTCGTACTCGGTGACCAAGGGCGTCGACCAGCTCATACCCGTCGACGTCTACGTGCCCGGCTGCCCGCCGCGGCCCGAGGCGCTGCTGCACGGCATCCTGCGCCTCCAGGAGAAGATCGCGGCCGAGCAGTCCGGGCTGGGCGGGGTGTCCCGGCCCGACCCGCTGATTCCCGGCCCGCCGGCCGAGCCCCGCGACGCCGGCTCGCTGACCGCGCCCCTGGTGCGCCCGCCGGTCTGA
- a CDS encoding RNA polymerase sigma factor translates to MPDTPASFDELYAAHYADLTVQLYAYFGDRQEAQDIAQEAFCRALARWRTVSGYDDPVAWIRRVAWNLAVSRWRRTRTALGFLRKQRLAEAQVAGPGPERVALVAALGTLPPAQRRAMVLRYLADMTIAEIADREGVAEGTVKSWLHRARAALAAQLDPTDTTAQEARRA, encoded by the coding sequence GTGCCAGACACCCCAGCGTCGTTCGACGAGCTGTACGCCGCGCACTACGCCGATCTGACCGTGCAGCTCTACGCGTACTTCGGCGACCGGCAGGAGGCGCAGGACATCGCGCAGGAGGCGTTCTGCCGCGCCCTGGCCCGGTGGCGGACCGTCTCCGGGTACGACGACCCGGTCGCGTGGATCCGCCGGGTCGCCTGGAACCTGGCCGTCAGCAGGTGGCGCCGCACCCGCACGGCCCTCGGCTTCCTGCGCAAGCAGCGGCTCGCCGAGGCGCAGGTCGCCGGGCCCGGCCCCGAGCGGGTGGCCCTGGTCGCCGCGCTCGGCACGCTGCCGCCGGCGCAGCGCCGCGCGATGGTGCTGCGCTACCTGGCCGACATGACCATCGCCGAGATCGCCGACCGCGAGGGTGTCGCCGAGGGCACCGTGAAGTCCTGGCTGCACCGGGCCCGGGCGGCACTCGCCGCCCAGCTTGACCCGACCGACACGACCGCCCAGGAGGCCCGCCGTGCCTGA